From the genome of Campylobacter concisus ATCC 51562:
GATCTTTATGGACGAGCCTACAAACGGGCTGGACTTTGGCAATCAGATCAAGCTGCTCGAAATGATAAAAGCTCTAGGCGACGAGGGCTACACCTTCGTGCAGACGACGCACTACCCGCGACATGCGAAGTTCGTCTCAAATTTGACGCTGTTTTTAAAAGACGGCGAAATTTTAACCTTCGGGCGCAGCGAGCAGCTCATAAATGCCGAAAATATCGATAAAATTTACGGCATAAACTACGAAAAGTACGAGGATAGATTATGATTTTACCTTCAAACTACGACGAGATCGACTTTGACGCGCTTTATAAGGCGCAAAAGGCGAGAAGCTCGTTCGGCAAAAAATTTGCCGCGGACTGGGACAAAAAGGCACCCAGCTTCAACGAGGGCGTGATGAAAAGCGCCTACGCGCGAGATTTTATAGATAAGGTCGATTTTACGGGCGTTTCTACGCTGCTTGATTTTGCGTGCGGCGCGGGCGCGCTAAGCGTGTTGGCGGCGAAAAAAGCGGATCAAATTTACGGCTACGACTTTTCGCCTAAGATGCTAGAATTTGCCCGCGAGAATGCTCAAATTTACGGCGCGAAAAACGTTAAATTTGCGCAAAAAGCCTTTGAGGACGACTGGTCGGACGTGCCCGCGTGCGACGTGGTTTTGGCCTCGCGCTGCCTTGAGGTGGACGATCTAAAAACCGCGCTTAATAAGCTTCTTTCAAAGACCAAAAAATCGCTTTACATCACGTTTAAGGTGGGCGGCAGCTTCGTGGATGATGAGATTTTGGACGCGATAGGGCGCAAGGTGGAGCAAAAGCCCGACTTCGTCTATCTTTTAAACATCTTGTTTCAAATGAGCTATTTGCCAAGCCTTAGCTACATAAAGGCTAAGTGCCATGCGGGCCCGGAAACAAGCGCGCAGG
Proteins encoded in this window:
- a CDS encoding class I SAM-dependent methyltransferase; the encoded protein is MILPSNYDEIDFDALYKAQKARSSFGKKFAADWDKKAPSFNEGVMKSAYARDFIDKVDFTGVSTLLDFACGAGALSVLAAKKADQIYGYDFSPKMLEFARENAQIYGAKNVKFAQKAFEDDWSDVPACDVVLASRCLEVDDLKTALNKLLSKTKKSLYITFKVGGSFVDDEILDAIGRKVEQKPDFVYLLNILFQMSYLPSLSYIKAKCHAGPETSAQELIQKTRWGLGGELSETEEARLAEYFSSGKYKPRQEFMHWAFVTVDKANRI